The following proteins are co-located in the Triticum aestivum cultivar Chinese Spring chromosome 1A, IWGSC CS RefSeq v2.1, whole genome shotgun sequence genome:
- the LOC123052119 gene encoding phosphatidylinositol 4-phosphate 5-kinase 4, protein MHHHHLPVAAAAAPDAAAGPEPPPSDPNHPPPPHPSSLRIHIPASPHHALPSTPHKRPVSMNSSSSATPTRPSPFTPPRRRKLAASSVPPAPAAAAAAAAAARHLLRCLHLRLRILLLLSLPTLYFLSPSPAILPRSLLADFLSAAAFSCALLLLLCLSLPRLPFPLPFHLPLRRPRRSPILWSIGSSPSASASAPTTGHFVQVYSNGDVYEGQFNRGRCTGSGVYYYYMSGRYEGDWIDGKYDGYGVETWARGSRYRGQYRQGLRHGHGVYRFYTGDVYSGEWSNGQSHGYGVHTCEDGSRYIGEFKRGVKHGLGHYHFRNGDTYAGEYFADRMHGFGVYSFANGHRYEGAWHEGRRQGLGMYTFRNGETQAGHWQNGVLDTLSTQNIVPGSAIAVNHSKVLNAVQEARRATEKAYDVPRVDDKVNRAVAAANKAANAARVAAVKAAQKRIPNNNDDLPLSIV, encoded by the exons atgcaccaccaccacctccccgtcgccgccgccgccgcgccggacgcgGCCGCGGGGCCGGAGCCGCCGCCATCCGATCCCAACCACCCGCCtcccccccacccctcctccctccgCATCCACATCCCGGCCAGCCCGCACCATGCGCTCCCCTCCACCCCGCACAAGCGCCCCGTCTCCAtgaactcctcctcctcggccacacCCACCAGGCCCTCGCCCTTcaccccgccgcgccgccgcaagCTCGCCGCCTCCTCGGTCCCGCCCGCCCcggccgcggcggccgcggccgccgccgccgcgaggcaCCTGCTGcgctgcctccacctccgcctccggatcCTGCTGCTCCTCTCCCTCCCGACCCTCTACTTCCTCTCCCCGTCGCCCGCCATCCTCCCGCGCTCCCTCCTCGCCGACTTCCTCTCCGCCGCGGCCTTCTCCTGcgcgctgctcctgctcctctgcCTCTCCCTCCCCCGCCTCCCGTTCCCGCTCCCCTTCCACCTCCCGCTCCGCCGGCCTCGCCGATCCCCGATCCTCTGGTCCATCGGCTCCTCTCCCTccgcctccgcgtccgcccccaCCACCGGCCATTTCGTCCAGGTGTACAGCAACGGCGATGTCTACGAGGGCCAGTTCAACCGTGGCCGCTGCACCGGCAGCGGCGTCTACTACTACTACATGAGCGGCAGGTACGAGGGGGACTGGATCGACGGCAAGTACGACGGCTACGGGGTCGAGACCTGGGCCAGGGGGAGCCGCTACAGAGGCCAGTACCGGCAGGGGCTCAGGCACGGCCACGGCGTGTACAGGTTCTACACCGGTGATGTCTACTCCGGGGAATGGTCCAACGGGCAGAGCCATGGATACGGTGTGCACACCTGCGAGGATGGCAGCCGGTACATCGGGGAGTTCAAGAGAGGTGTCAAACACGGGCTAGGCCACTACCATTTCAG GAATGGTGACACGTATGCTGGGGAGTACTTCGCTGATAGAATGCACGGTTTCGGAGTCTACAGCTTTGCCAATGGACATAGATACGAGGGTGCATGGCATGAGGGCAGAAGGCAGGGCTTAGGCATGTATACATTCAGGAATGGAGAGACACAAGCAGGCCACTGGCAAAATGGAGTTCTTGACACCTTAAGCACCCAAAATATTGTCCCAGGGTCAGCAATTGCCGTGAACCATTCCAAGGTCCTCAATGCAGTGCAG GAGGCAAGAAGAGCTACAGAGAAGGCCTACGATGTTCCAAGAGTAGATGATAAGGTTAACAGGGCGGTTGCCGCAGCTAATAAAGCAGCCAATGCAGCTAGAGTGGCTGCTGTGAAGGCTGCACAAAAACGCATTCCAAATAATAACGATGATTTACCGTTGTCAATAGTGTGA